GGCGTCAGCACAGTGGGTTCGTGCGGGGACGCCTCTCCTCCGTGTGCCGCTCCCGTCCGAACAGGTGCGTGCAGGAGACTGGGGGCGACGGGTGGAAGAGTCGCTGATGCGATTGGTCGGCGAGGCGGTTTCCCCTGGCTCGGTGCACCCTGCGATCAAGCGCCTCATTGCAATCCTCCCAGAGCGCATCGAAGCGGGAGACGTGAGCCAGCGCGCGCTCGCGCAGGAGGTCGGGCTGTCCGCTGGGCGCATCGGACATCTCTTCTCCACCAGCATTGGCATCCCGCTACGTCCCTACATCCTTTGGCTCCGCCTCCGTCGGGCGACGGAAGCCTTCCAGGACGGCGCGACGCTCACCCAAGCCGCTCACGTCGCGGGCTTCACGGACAGCTC
Above is a window of Myxococcaceae bacterium JPH2 DNA encoding:
- a CDS encoding AraC family transcriptional regulator — protein: MAVIPPDTAHRIEHGAANVWLVFVDPDGPVGRRLRQLDVGMASAQWVRAGTPLLRVPLPSEQVRAGDWGRRVEESLMRLVGEAVSPGSVHPAIKRLIAILPERIEAGDVSQRALAQEVGLSAGRIGHLFSTSIGIPLRPYILWLRLRRATEAFQDGATLTQAAHVAGFTDSSHLSNAFRRMFGLAPSEVARGIKWLSEQPSTPTT